AGGACTTCCTCGAGGTTGCGGGCGGCGTTCAGGACTCCGCGCACGTTGTGCCGATAGATGGGCGACGCAGACATGGGGACCTCGCCTCACTGTGCGGACGTCGTTGCCCCCGTGCTGTTACGACGGCGAGTCTGGCACCCCGGCTGCCGTCGTTCAGTCGGGTTGCCCCGTCTGTCAGAACCCCGACTGGCCCGGGGGCCCGTGCCACCATGGACGCCGTGATGCGGGACGTCGAACTGCTGACCGTGAACGACCTTTCCCAGTGCCTCGCCCTCGCGCGGGATCGGGGCTGGCCCGCCGAGGACCGCAAGTGGCGGCTGCTGTTCGAGCTGGGCACCGTGTTCGGCATCCGGGACACGGACGGCGAGCTGATTGCCACGGCGATCCTGACCCGGTACGACTCGCGGCTGTCGGCGCCGGCGGCGCCGCGGTCCCGCCCGGCCACACCCGCGGACCTGCCGGCGATCGCCGCCCTCGACACCGCGGTCGTCGGCGCCGCGCGCGGCGAGCTGATCGCGCGGCTGCCGGCGTTCGCCACCCGGCTGCACGTCCTCGAGGCGGGCGGCGCCGTCGTCGGTTACGGCGCGGCGTGGCCCGGTGTCGACCTGTTCGTGATCGGTCCCGTGCTGGCTCCGGATCACGACGGCGCCGCGGCGCTGATCACCGACCTGGCCGGTGGCGTGGACGCTCCGGTACGCGTCGATCTGTTCGACCGTGACCAGGCGCTGCGGGACTGGGTGGAGCGGTCCGGCGCGGTCTGGCGCAGCTCCGTCACGATGATGATCCGGGGCGGGGCGTCGCCGCCCGGCGATCAGCGACGGGTTTTCAGCCCGGCCATGCAGGCTCTCGGCTGATGTGAAGATCGTCGATAGCATGCGGGCATGAGGTGGTGGGGCCGGTTTCTGCTCATCGGCGGCGCGGGCGCGCTGGCCGGCAGTGTGTTCGGTGAGCCGGCCGCGGCGCCGGCGCTGGTCGCCGTCGCGGCCGGCC
Above is a genomic segment from Actinoplanes ianthinogenes containing:
- a CDS encoding GNAT family N-acetyltransferase, with translation MRDVELLTVNDLSQCLALARDRGWPAEDRKWRLLFELGTVFGIRDTDGELIATAILTRYDSRLSAPAAPRSRPATPADLPAIAALDTAVVGAARGELIARLPAFATRLHVLEAGGAVVGYGAAWPGVDLFVIGPVLAPDHDGAAALITDLAGGVDAPVRVDLFDRDQALRDWVERSGAVWRSSVTMMIRGGASPPGDQRRVFSPAMQALG